In Ipomoea triloba cultivar NCNSP0323 chromosome 15, ASM357664v1, one genomic interval encodes:
- the LOC116006097 gene encoding serine/threonine-protein kinase STN8, chloroplastic, whose amino-acid sequence MASLLSPTAATPFNQKSPNKLICFSPSKPTLSTLILPLSHHSKRKTLCLNAFFDGSSSYLDIALSRFPGFESGYTQFQRVAEELPEGQRWGLLVFAGLSWIYLTARPGVLIGAIDAYILAPLQLGLDSLSGRRSLKMTDFLVGDKLGEGSFGVVYSGVVVPKNVTIDERIKKSRSQRALASDPRFKEKVILKKVKLGVQGAIECGEFEEWFNYRLSRAAPETCAKFLGSFTAEKTNSQFTKGEKWLVWKFEGDRDLADYMKDRAFPVNLESAMFGRVLQGMDSIERNALIIKQIMRQIIASLKKIHDSGIVHRDVKPSNLVVTKKGQIKLIDFGAATDLRIGKNYVPNRGLLDPDYCPPELYVMPEETPKPPPEPIAALLSPILWQLNSPDLFDMYSAGIVLLQMAIPGLRSTAGLKNFNLELKQAGYDLNTWRERCRSRFDFSILDLDSGRGWDLATKLISDRGSLRRNRLSASAALRHPYFLLGGDQAAAVLSKFSFTK is encoded by the exons ATGGCTTCCTTGCTCTCCCCAACTGCTGCCACACCATTTAACCAAAAAAGCCCTAATAAACTGATTTGCTTCTCCCCTTCAAAACCCACATTAAGCACCCTTATCCTCCCCTTATCCCACCATTCCAAGAGGAAAACCTTGTGTCTCAATGCATTCTTTGATGGCAGTTCTTCATATTTAGACATTGCCTTGTCTCGATTCCCCGGGTTCGAATCCGGGTACACCCAGTTTCAGAGGGTGGCTGAGGAGTTGCCAGAAGGGCAGAGATGGGGTTTGCTGGTTTTTGCAGGGCTGAGTTGGATATACTTGACTGCTAGGCCGGGCGTCCTCATCGGCGCCATTGATGCATACATTCTTGCCCCTTTGCAGCTTGGATTGGACAGTTTGAGTGGGAGGAGGAGCTTGAAGATGACAGATTTCTTGGTTGGTGACAAATTGGGAGAAGGGTCATTTGGTGTGGTTTATTCTGGTGTGGTTGTGCCCAAGAATGTCACAATTGATGAAAGAATCAAGAAAAGTAGAAGCCAGAGAGCCCTGGCCTCTGATCCTAGGTTCAAAGAAAAGGTCATTCTTAAGAAG GTAAAGCTCGGTGTCCAGGGCGCCATCGAGTGTGGTGAATTCGAGGAGTGGTTCAATTACAGGCTTTCCCGGGCAGCACCCGAGACCTGTGCTAAGTTCCTTGGAAGCTTCACTGCTGAGAAAACCAATTCACAGTTCACAAAGGGGGAGAAATGGCTAGTCTGGAAGTTTGAG GGCGATCGAGACCTGGCTGACTACATGAAGGACCGCGCCTTCCCTGTGAACTTAGAGTCTGCAATGTTTGGCCGTGTGTTGCAAGGGATGGATTCCATCGAGCGAAATGCGCTTATAATCAAGCAAATAATGAGGCAGATCATTGCTTCCTTGAAAAAGATTCATGATTCGGGGATAGTCCACCGGGATGTGAAGCCGTCTAATTTAGTCGTGACAAAGAAGGGGCAGATCAAGCTGATAGATTTCGGGGCTGCAACAGACCTCAGGATTGGGAAAAACTATGTCCCTAACCGGGGCCTTCTTGATCCCGATTACTGCCCTCCCGAGCTTTATGTAATGCCCGAGGAGACTCCGAAGCCTCCCCCGGAGCCCATTGCTGCACTGCTTTCCCCAATTTTATGGCag CTGAACAGTCCTGATCTTTTCGACATGTATTCTGCTGGGATAGTGCTGCTGCAAATGGCGATTCCAGGCCTGAGGTCCACAGCAGGCCTGAAGAACTTCAATCTGGAGCTGAAACAGGCCGGGTACGACTTGAACACGTGGCGGGAGAGGTGCAGATCGAGGTTCGATTTCAGCATTCTCGATCTCGACTCCGGGCGAGGCTGGGATCTCGCTACAAAACTCATCTCTGATCGAGGGTCCCTGAGGCGTAACCGCCTTTCTGCCTCTGCTGCTCTTAGGCATCCTTATTTCTTGCTAGGCGGGGATCAAGCCGCCGCAGTTCTCTCCAAATTCAGCTTCACAAAGTAG